The nucleotide window TGATCTGAGCGTAGATGTGGCTGTTGGTGCGGTGTACAGCAAGGCGCACCTTGTTCAAGCCAGCGATACGGGCACGGGTTTTGCGGGCCCTGCGCAAGCGCGATTCGTTCTTGTCCATGATCAGCCTCGATTACTTCTTCTTGGTTTCTTTCAGGACCACCACTTCGTCGCTATAGCGAACACCCTTACCCTTGTAGGGCTCAGGAGCGCGATAAGCGCGAATCTCGGCGGCAACCTGACCGACCTGTTGCTTGTCAGCACCCTTGAGCACGATCTCGGTCTGCGTCGGCGTTTCCACCTTCACGCCAGCCGGCATCTTGTGTGCAACGGGGTGCGAAAAACCAAGGGTCAGATTGAGCGTATCGCCCTGAGCCTGAGCGCGGTAACCCACGCCTACCAGATTCAGCTTGCGCTCAAAGCCCTTGGAAACACCGGTGACCATGTTGTTCAGCAATGCACGCATCGTGCCGGACATGGCGCGAGCATGCTTGCTGTCATCCAGCGCCTTGAAAGTCAGGGCATTGTTCTCGACAGCAATTTCGACAGCAACATCGACAGGGCGCGAGGCAGTGCCCAGCGGGCCCTTGACGACGATATCGCCACCAGCAATCTTGACTTCAACACCGGCGGGCAGTGCGATGGGGTTCTTAGCTACGCGTGACATGGAGCCTCCTTACGCCACGAAGCAAAGCAGTTCGCCACCGATACCCTGAGCACGAGCCTTGCGGTCCGTCATGACGCCCTGAGAGGTGGAGACGATTGCGATGCCCAAGCCATTCATAACCTTGGGAATATCATCAACGCCCTTGTAGATACGCAGACCGGGCTTGGACACGCGATCCAGGCGCTCGATCACCGGACGACCGGCGTAGTACTTCAGCTCGATGTCGAGCTGGGGCTTCTTTTCATCGCCAGTAACGGCGAAGTTTTCGATATAGCCTTCATCCTTGAGCACGGCAGCAATCGCTACCTTGATCTTGGAGGAGGGCATGCCGACCGCAGGCTTGTCCGCGCGCTGAGCGTTACGGATGCGGGTCAGCATATCGGCGATGGGATCATGCATACTCATTCGTGATCTCCTTACCAGCTGGCCTTGACAACACCCGGGATCTCACCGCGCATCGCGATTTCGCGAAGCTTGTTGCGAGCGAGACCAAACTTGCGGAACACACCACGTGGACGGCCAGTGACCGAACAGCGGTTGCGCAGACGCGTGGGGTTGGCGTTGCGAGGCAGGGCCTGCAGTTTGAGGCGAGCGGCAAAGCGCTCTTCATCACTGAGGTCCTGGTTATTGATGATTGCCAGCAGCTGCTCGCGCTTAGCGGCGAACTTCGCCACCAGCTTTTCGCGCTTTCCCTGACGATTGATCAAAGCGAGTTTAGCCATGGCAAACCTCAGTTCTTGAACGGAAACTTGAACGCAGCAAGAAGCGCACGGGCCTCTGCGTCCGTCTTCGCGGTCGTGGTGATCGTGATGTTCATGCCACGGATCGCGTCGATCTTGTCGTATTCGATTTCCGGAAAGATGATCTGCTCACGGACACCCATGTTGTAGTTGCCACGGCCGTCGAACGACTTGCCGGACACGCCACGGAAGTCACGAACACGCGGCAACGCGATGGTGACCAGGCGGTCCAGAAATTCGTACATGCGCTCACGACGCAGCGTGACCTTGCAACCCACGGGGTAGTTGTCGCGAATCTTGAAGCCGGCAATCGACTTCTTCGACAGCGTGACAACAGGCTTTTGACCCGTGATCTTGGTCAGATCGCCAACAGCGTGATCCATGACTTTCTTGTCAGCAACCGCTTCGCCAACGCCCATGTTCACCGTGATCTTCTCGATACGCGGCACTTCCATGATCGACTTGTAGCCGAACTGCTTGGTCAGCTGCGGAACGACGGTTTCTTTGTAGAACTCTTGCAAACGAGCCATCTTCTACCCCTTAGCCCCCGACCACTTCGCCGTTCGACTTGAAGACGCGCACTTTCTTGCCGTCATCAAGCAGCTTGAACCCGACGCGGTCAGCCTTTTGAGTTGCCTTATTGAAGATGGCGATATTGGAAACATGCATAGGCATGGTCTTATCAACAACACCACCAGCGACACCGCGAACCGGATTCGGCTTCTGGTGCTTCTTGACGATGTTCACGCCCTCGACAACCACCTTGTCGCCAACCAGCACGCGCAGCACAGTGCCACGCTTGCCTTTGTCTTTACCGGTAATGACGACGACTTCGTCGCCCTTGCGAATCTTGTTCATGCGCTTCCCCTTACAGCACTTCAGGCGCAAGCGAGACGATCTTCATGAATCGCTCGGTACGCAGCTCACGCGTCACCGGCCCGAAAATACGGGTACCGATCGGCTCGAGCTTGGTGTTAAGAAGCACTGCGGCATTGCCATCAAACTTGATCAATTGACCATCAGGACGACGGACACCCTTGGCAGTGCGAACAACGACGGCGTTATAAACGTCGCCCTTCTTCACGCGGCCGCGCGGCGCTGCATCCTTGATGCTGACCTTGATGATGTCACCCACCGAGGCATAACGGCGCTTGGAGCCACCCAACACCTTGATGCACATCACGGAGCGCGCACCAGTGTTGTCAGCAACATCCAGCATGGATTGCATTTGAATCATGAATAAACTCCAACTTAACCCGTCAAAACTGCCGGCAAGCCCGGCAGCGCCGCAGCGAGCCACGGCACAACGGCCAGTTTTGGACCCCGAAGGGGAGAAAACCCGAGCAGCGAGAAATGCCACCCGAGAAATAAGCAGGGCATTCTACACAAAGTAGAATGCCCTTGCAAGCGAACAGCTTTCTATACTAGCGCAAAACGCGCCAATACATCAAGCGCCGCGCGCCTTCTCAACCAGAGCCGTCACAATCCAAGCCTTGGTCTTGGAAATGGGGCGGGTTTCCTGGATGGTCACAACATCACCCTCACCATAGGCGTTGGCTTCATCGTGCGCGTGGTACTTCTTGGAAAGACGGATCACCTTGCCATACAGCGGGTGCTTGACCTTGCGCTCGACGAGCACAACGACAGTCTTGTCCATCTTGTTGCTTACTACGCGGCCGGTCAACGACCGCTTCAGTTTGGTCTCGGTCATTTACGCCACCTTTTGAGCCAGAATGGTGCGCACGCGAGCAATATCACGGCGCACGCGCTTCAGTTCGCTGGTCTTGGCAAGCTGCTGGGTAGCCAGCTGCATGCGCAGACCGAACTGGGCCTTCAGGAGCGAGGTGAGCTCAGCCTTGAGCTCATCGACCGACTTGTTACGCAATTCAGTCGCTTTCATCTCACTGCCCCACATGTCGGGTTACGAAAGTCGTCGCAATCGGCAGCTTGGCGGCAGCCAGACGGAAGGCTTCGCGGGCGAGGGTCTCGTCCACACCATCCATCTCGTACAGCACCTTGCCAGGCTGAATTTCGGCGACGTAGTAGTCCGGGCTACCCTTACCGTTACCCATACGGACTTCGGCAGGCTTGGACGAGATCGGCTTGTCCGGGAAGACACGAATCCAGACGCGACCACCCCGCTTGATATGACGGGTCATGGCGCGACGCGCGGCTTCGATCTGACGGGCGGTCAGGCGACCGCGGCCGATAGCCTTGAGGCCCCACTCACCGAAGCTAACCTTGTTACCGCGGGTAGCGACGCCGGTGTTACGGCCCTTCTGCTGTTTGCGGTACTTGAGTCTAGTTGGCTGCAGCATTTCGAGGCCCCTTTCGCGGCTTGCGTTCGGCTTGTTCCGGCTGAGCGGCCACTTCCTGGCCAGCCTTCACTTCACCCTTGTAAACCCACACCTTGATACCGATCACGCCGTACGTGGTCATGGCTTCGGAGGTTGCGTAGTCGATATCGGCACGCAGGGTGTGCAAGGGCACACGGCCTTCGCGATACCACTCAGTACGAGCGATTTCGATACCATTCAGACGGCCCGACGACATGATCTTGATGCCCTGCGCACCCAGACGCATGGCGTTCTGCATCGCGCGCTTCATGGCACGACGGAACATCACGCGCTTTTCCAGCTGGGCAGCAATGGAATCGGCGATCACTTGCGAATCGATTTCCGGCTTGCGGATCTCTTCGATGTTGATGTGCACAGGCACACCCATCAGCTTGACGAGATCGCGCTTGAGGACTTCGATGTCTTCACCCTTCTTACCGATCACGACACCCGGACGGGCGCTGTGAATGGTGATGCGGGCGTTCTTGGCGGGGCGCTCAATGACGATGCGGCCTACCGAGGCGTGCGACAACTTTTTCTTCAGGAACTCACGGACCTTGATGTCTTCTGCAAGCATGGCCGGGAAATTACGGCTGCTGGCATACCACTTCGAAGCCCAGTTCTTGGTGACGGCCAAACGAAAGCCGATCGGATGAATTTTCTGTCCCATATCGTCCTCACTCGCCCACGGTCAGGGTGATGTGGCAAGTTTGCTTCTCGATGCGATTACCGCGGCCTTTGGCACGAGCGGTAAAGCGCTTCAGCGAAGTGCCCTTGTCCACGTAAATGGTCGTCACCTTGAGGGCGTCGATATCGGCGCCGTCGTTGTGCTCGGCATTGGCAATCGCCGAGAGCAACAGCTTCTTGATGATGACCGCGCCCTTTTTGGGGCTGAACGTCAGAATATTGATGGCGTGCTCAACGGGCTTGCCGCGCACCAGGTCTGCGACCAGGCGTGCTTTTTGAGCCGAGAGACGTGCGCCATTCAAAGTAGCGGAAGTTTGCATGGCAGCACCTTACTTCTTGGCTTTTTTGTCGGCGGCGTGACCCTTGAACGTCCGGGTCAGCGAGAACTCGCCCAACTTGTGGCCCACCATGTTCTCGTTCACATACACGGGAACATGCTGCTTACCGTTGTGCACCGCGATAGTCAGACCGACGAAGTCGGGCAACACGGTGGAACGACGGGACCAGGTCTTGATGGGGCGCTTGTCATTGGTGGCGCGAACTGCTTCGATCTTCTTGAGCAGATGGGCGTCAACAAACGGGCCTTTTTTAACGGAACGAGCCATGTTTAATTACCCCTTATTCGAATAGCGGCGGCGCACGATCATGTTGTCGGTGCGCTTGTTGCTACGAGTGCGGTAACCCTTAGCCGGGGTACCCCACGGGCTAACCGGCACGCGGCCCTCACCCGTCTTGCCTTCACCACCACCGTGCGGGTGATCGATCGGATTCATCACGGTACCGCGAACGGTCGGACGAATACCGCGCCAGCGATTTGCACCGGCCTTACCGATCTTGCGCAGGTTGTGCTCTTCGTTGCCGACTTCACCGATGGTGGCGCGGCAATCAACGTGCACCTTGCGGATTTCGCCCGAACGCAGACGCAGCTGAGCGTAAGCACCCTCGCGAGCCAGCAGCTGAACCGAGGCGCCGGCCGAGCGTGCAATCTGCGCGCCCTTGCCCGGCTGCATCTCGATGCAGTGGATGGTGCTACCGACCGGGATATTACGCAGCGGCAGGGTGTTGCCAACCTTGATCGGCGCTTCGGCACCGCTCACCACCTGCGCACCGACCTTCAGGCCGCGCGGAGCGATGATGTAGCGACGCTCACCATCTGCGTAGCAGAGCAACGCGATGTGGGCGGTACGGTTCGGGTCATATTCCAGACGCTCGACCTTGGCGACGATGCCGTCCTTGTTGCGACGGAAGTCGATAAGACGATAGTGCTGCTTGTGGCCGCCACCCTGATGGCGAACAGTGACAACACCGCGGTTGTTGCGGCCGGCATTCTTGCTCTGGCTTTCAACCAGCGCAGCATGCGGCTTACCCTTATGCAGCTCAGGATTCACAACCTTGACAACTGCGCGGCGACCCGGGGAAGTTGGTTTTACTTTTACCAGCATGGTCCGTTCTCCTTATTGCGCAGCCTGAAGGTCGATCTGCTGACCGGGTTTCAGGGCAACGTAGGCCTTTTTCCAGCCCTTGCGCCAGCCAACCGAACGACCGAAGCGCTTCTGCTTGGCCTTCACGTTGGTTACCTGGACAGATTCAACCTGAACCTTGAACAGCAGCTCGACGGCAGCCTTGATTTCGGGCTTGGTCGCGTCGCTAGCCACGCGGAACACAACTTGCTCGTTCTTGTCGGCAACCAGGGTGCTCTTTTCAGAAATCACCGGGGCCAACAGAACCTGGAGCAGACGATCTTCATTCAGACGTGTCATGCCAGGATCTCCTCGATTTGCTTGAGCGCCTCGCGAGTCACAACAATCTTCTTGAAGCGGACCAAGCTGACCGGGTCGGCTTGCGACGGCTCAAGCACCAGCACACTCGGCAGATTGCGCGAAGCGAGGTACAGGTTTTCGTCCAGATTGTCGGTAACGATCAGGGTGCGCTCGTTCAGACCCATGGCGGCCAGCTTGGCGGCAAATGCCTTGGTCTTCGGGGTATCGGCAGTAAAGCCATCCACCACGACCAGACGCTCCTCGCGCACCAGCTGCGACAGGATCGCGGCCACACCGGCGCGATACATCTTGCGGTTCACCTTTTGGGTGAAGTTCTCATCAGGCGAGTTCGGGAAAATCCGACCACCACCACGCCAGATGGGCGACGACGACATACCGGCACGAGCGCGGCCCGTACCCTTTTGACGCCAAGGCTTCTTGGTGGTGTGCTTGACTTCGCTACGATCCTTCTGGGCACGATTGCCGCTACGGGCATTGGCCAGATAGGCAGTAACGACCTGATGCACCAGATCTTCGTTGTACTCACGGCCGAACAAGGCGTCGGACGCGGTCACACTGGCTGCGGCCTGGCCGCTAGCATTGATGACTTTCAGTTCCATCACGCACCTGCCTTCACGCTGGGACGCACAACCACGTCATTGCCCTTGGAGCCAGGAACGGCACCCTTGACGAGCAACAGACCACGTTCTGCATCGACACGAACCACTTCCAGGTTCTGCACGGTACGCTTGACGTTACCGAGCTGACCGGCCATGCGCTTACCGGGGAAAACACGACCCGGATCCTGCGCCATACCGATGGAACCCGGCGCGTTATGCGACACGGAGTTACCGTGCGAAGCGCGCTGCGAGCTGAAGTTGTGACGCTTGATGGCACCCGAGAAGCCCTTACCCTGCGAAGTACCGGTCACATCGACCAGCTGACCCACAGTGAAGATTTCCACGGTGATCTGGCTACCCTGTTTGAACTGGGCCAGATCTTCAGCCGACAGCGTGAACTCGTGCATACCACGACCAGCCTCGACACCTGCCTTCGCAAAGTGACCAGCCTCAGCCTTGTTTACACGACTTGCACGGCGATCGCCGAATGCAACCTGGACGGCCGTATAGCCATCCGACTCTTGCGTTTTGATTTGAGTGACGCGATTTGCCGACATTTCCAGCACGGTCACCGGGATGGAAGCACCATCCTCGACGAACACGCGGGTCATACCGACCTTGCGCCCGACAAGTCCTAAGCTCATCGTTCTTTCCTTGAAAAGGGCCGGCTACGATTGGCCGGCAAATACACAGAAGCCGCATTACGCGGCCTGCATCGAACGAAACTAACCGATTCCACAAATGAAAACGGGCTCGCTTATACAGCGAGCCCGCGATACTACCGCAACCTCTTGACTTAATGCAAGAAATTATTGCAGCTTGATCTCAACATCAACGCCAGCCGGGAGATCCAGCTTCATCAATGCATCAACCGTCTTGTCAGTGGGGTCCACAATATCCATCAGGCGCAGATGGGTGCGGATTTCCAGCTGGTCACGCGAGGTCTTGTTGACGTGCGGCGAACGCAGCACGTCGAAACGCTCGATCTTGGTGGGCAGCGGAACCGGGCCCTTGACCACAGCGCCGGTGCGCTTGGCGGTATCGACGATCTCCTGGGCGGAGCGGTCGATCAGCGCGTAGTCATAAGCCTTGAGGCGGATACGAATCTTTTGATTTGCCATGATGATTCCTAAAGAGCACTGCGGCTATATGCCGCTGATTTAAATAAAGAGCAAAGGACCCGGCGAAAGCCACCGGGTCCCGGGCACATCAATTACTCGATGATCTTGGCCACAACGCCGGCGCCAACGGTACGGCCACCTTCGCGGATCGCGAAGCGCAGACCTTGTTCCATGGCGATCGGGGCGATCAGCGCAACAACCACTTCCACGTTGTCACCCGGCATCACCATTTCGGTACCAGCAGGCAGTTCAACTGCGCCAGTCACGTCGGTGGTGCGGAAGTAGAACTGCGGACGGTAGCCATTGAAGAACGGGGTGTGACGACCACCTTCATCCTTGGACAGCACGTACACCGAACCCGAGAACTTGGTGTGTGGGGTGATCGAGCCCGGCTTGGCCAGAACCTGACCGCGCTGAACGTCTTCTCGCTTCGTACCACGCAGCAGCGCGCCGATGTTGTCGCCTGCCTGACCTTGGTCCAGCAGCTTGCGGAACATTTCCACACCGGTACAGGTGGTCTTGACGGTCGGGGTGATACCCACGATTTCGATTTCTTCGCCGACCTTGACGATGCCGCGCTCAACGCGACCCGTCACCACGGTACCACGACCCGAGATCGAGAACACATCTTCAACCGGCATCAGGAAGGCGCCATCCACGGCACGCTCAGGCGTCGGGATGTAGCTGTCCAGCGCTGCAGCCAGACGGAAGATGGCGGGCTCGCCGATTTCCGATTGGTCGCCTTCCAGGGCCTTCAGGGCCGAGCCCTTGATGATCGGCAGATCATCGCCAGGGAAGTCGTACTTGCTCAGGAGTTCACGGACTTCCATTTCAACCAGCTCGAGCAGCTCGGCGTCGTCGACCATGTCGGCCTTGTTCATGAACACGATGATGTAAGGCACGCCAACCTGGCGGGCCA belongs to Chitinimonas sp. BJYL2 and includes:
- the rpsQ gene encoding 30S ribosomal protein S17, coding for MTETKLKRSLTGRVVSNKMDKTVVVLVERKVKHPLYGKVIRLSKKYHAHDEANAYGEGDVVTIQETRPISKTKAWIVTALVEKARGA
- the rpsH gene encoding 30S ribosomal protein S8, whose amino-acid sequence is MSMHDPIADMLTRIRNAQRADKPAVGMPSSKIKVAIAAVLKDEGYIENFAVTGDEKKPQLDIELKYYAGRPVIERLDRVSKPGLRIYKGVDDIPKVMNGLGIAIVSTSQGVMTDRKARAQGIGGELLCFVA
- the rpsJ gene encoding 30S ribosomal protein S10, whose translation is MANQKIRIRLKAYDYALIDRSAQEIVDTAKRTGAVVKGPVPLPTKIERFDVLRSPHVNKTSRDQLEIRTHLRLMDIVDPTDKTVDALMKLDLPAGVDVEIKLQ
- the rplP gene encoding 50S ribosomal protein L16, with the protein product MLQPTRLKYRKQQKGRNTGVATRGNKVSFGEWGLKAIGRGRLTARQIEAARRAMTRHIKRGGRVWIRVFPDKPISSKPAEVRMGNGKGSPDYYVAEIQPGKVLYEMDGVDETLAREAFRLAAAKLPIATTFVTRHVGQ
- the rplC gene encoding 50S ribosomal protein L3, whose translation is MSLGLVGRKVGMTRVFVEDGASIPVTVLEMSANRVTQIKTQESDGYTAVQVAFGDRRASRVNKAEAGHFAKAGVEAGRGMHEFTLSAEDLAQFKQGSQITVEIFTVGQLVDVTGTSQGKGFSGAIKRHNFSSQRASHGNSVSHNAPGSIGMAQDPGRVFPGKRMAGQLGNVKRTVQNLEVVRVDAERGLLLVKGAVPGSKGNDVVVRPSVKAGA
- the rplN gene encoding 50S ribosomal protein L14; amino-acid sequence: MIQMQSMLDVADNTGARSVMCIKVLGGSKRRYASVGDIIKVSIKDAAPRGRVKKGDVYNAVVVRTAKGVRRPDGQLIKFDGNAAVLLNTKLEPIGTRIFGPVTRELRTERFMKIVSLAPEVL
- the rplV gene encoding 50S ribosomal protein L22, giving the protein MQTSATLNGARLSAQKARLVADLVRGKPVEHAINILTFSPKKGAVIIKKLLLSAIANAEHNDGADIDALKVTTIYVDKGTSLKRFTARAKGRGNRIEKQTCHITLTVGE
- the rplW gene encoding 50S ribosomal protein L23; this encodes MNEDRLLQVLLAPVISEKSTLVADKNEQVVFRVASDATKPEIKAAVELLFKVQVESVQVTNVKAKQKRFGRSVGWRKGWKKAYVALKPGQQIDLQAAQ
- the rplB gene encoding 50S ribosomal protein L2, with the translated sequence MLVKVKPTSPGRRAVVKVVNPELHKGKPHAALVESQSKNAGRNNRGVVTVRHQGGGHKQHYRLIDFRRNKDGIVAKVERLEYDPNRTAHIALLCYADGERRYIIAPRGLKVGAQVVSGAEAPIKVGNTLPLRNIPVGSTIHCIEMQPGKGAQIARSAGASVQLLAREGAYAQLRLRSGEIRKVHVDCRATIGEVGNEEHNLRKIGKAGANRWRGIRPTVRGTVMNPIDHPHGGGEGKTGEGRVPVSPWGTPAKGYRTRSNKRTDNMIVRRRYSNKG
- the rpmC gene encoding 50S ribosomal protein L29, producing MKATELRNKSVDELKAELTSLLKAQFGLRMQLATQQLAKTSELKRVRRDIARVRTILAQKVA
- the rpsN gene encoding 30S ribosomal protein S14, yielding MAKLALINRQGKREKLVAKFAAKREQLLAIINNQDLSDEERFAARLKLQALPRNANPTRLRNRCSVTGRPRGVFRKFGLARNKLREIAMRGEIPGVVKASW
- the rpsS gene encoding 30S ribosomal protein S19; its protein translation is MARSVKKGPFVDAHLLKKIEAVRATNDKRPIKTWSRRSTVLPDFVGLTIAVHNGKQHVPVYVNENMVGHKLGEFSLTRTFKGHAADKKAKK
- the rplF gene encoding 50S ribosomal protein L6, coding for MSRVAKNPIALPAGVEVKIAGGDIVVKGPLGTASRPVDVAVEIAVENNALTFKALDDSKHARAMSGTMRALLNNMVTGVSKGFERKLNLVGVGYRAQAQGDTLNLTLGFSHPVAHKMPAGVKVETPTQTEIVLKGADKQQVGQVAAEIRAYRAPEPYKGKGVRYSDEVVVLKETKKK
- the rplX gene encoding 50S ribosomal protein L24, translated to MNKIRKGDEVVVITGKDKGKRGTVLRVLVGDKVVVEGVNIVKKHQKPNPVRGVAGGVVDKTMPMHVSNIAIFNKATQKADRVGFKLLDDGKKVRVFKSNGEVVGG
- the rplE gene encoding 50S ribosomal protein L5, whose translation is MARLQEFYKETVVPQLTKQFGYKSIMEVPRIEKITVNMGVGEAVADKKVMDHAVGDLTKITGQKPVVTLSKKSIAGFKIRDNYPVGCKVTLRRERMYEFLDRLVTIALPRVRDFRGVSGKSFDGRGNYNMGVREQIIFPEIEYDKIDAIRGMNITITTTAKTDAEARALLAAFKFPFKN
- the rpsC gene encoding 30S ribosomal protein S3, giving the protein MGQKIHPIGFRLAVTKNWASKWYASSRNFPAMLAEDIKVREFLKKKLSHASVGRIVIERPAKNARITIHSARPGVVIGKKGEDIEVLKRDLVKLMGVPVHINIEEIRKPEIDSQVIADSIAAQLEKRVMFRRAMKRAMQNAMRLGAQGIKIMSSGRLNGIEIARTEWYREGRVPLHTLRADIDYATSEAMTTYGVIGIKVWVYKGEVKAGQEVAAQPEQAERKPRKGPRNAAAN
- the tuf gene encoding elongation factor Tu: MAKEKFERTKPHVNVGTIGHVDHGKTTLTAAITTILSKKFGGEAKGYDQIDSAPEEKARGITINTAHVEYETENRHYAHVDCPGHADYVKNMITGAAQMDGAILVVSSADGPMPQTREHILLARQVGVPYIIVFMNKADMVDDAELLELVEMEVRELLSKYDFPGDDLPIIKGSALKALEGDQSEIGEPAIFRLAAALDSYIPTPERAVDGAFLMPVEDVFSISGRGTVVTGRVERGIVKVGEEIEIVGITPTVKTTCTGVEMFRKLLDQGQAGDNIGALLRGTKREDVQRGQVLAKPGSITPHTKFSGSVYVLSKDEGGRHTPFFNGYRPQFYFRTTDVTGAVELPAGTEMVMPGDNVEVVVALIAPIAMEQGLRFAIREGGRTVGAGVVAKIIE
- the rplD gene encoding 50S ribosomal protein L4, which produces MELKVINASGQAAASVTASDALFGREYNEDLVHQVVTAYLANARSGNRAQKDRSEVKHTTKKPWRQKGTGRARAGMSSSPIWRGGGRIFPNSPDENFTQKVNRKMYRAGVAAILSQLVREERLVVVDGFTADTPKTKAFAAKLAAMGLNERTLIVTDNLDENLYLASRNLPSVLVLEPSQADPVSLVRFKKIVVTREALKQIEEILA